In Lycium ferocissimum isolate CSIRO_LF1 chromosome 11, AGI_CSIRO_Lferr_CH_V1, whole genome shotgun sequence, a single genomic region encodes these proteins:
- the LOC132036917 gene encoding uncharacterized protein LOC132036917, translated as MGNYVSCTLLGPVGNKQSRAMKVIFPNGEIRNVYQQVKAAELMLETPNFFIVNSRSLHIGRRFSALNADEDLEMANVYVMFHMKRLNSLVTAADLGALFLTANSVSRRVSFKRVKILPECIEETKPKIYEKIHLPKLKLEDIEEFSTPEFKNMLSMCRSKKPLLETIAEEPAACSSR; from the coding sequence ATGGGTAACTATGTATCTTGCACACTACTAGGACCGGTTGGTAACAAGCAATCCAGAGCAATGAAGGTAATTTTCCCAAATGGTGAAATTCGAAACGTATATCAACAAGTCAAAGCAGCAGAGCTCATGCTGGAAACACCTAATTTCTTCATCGTTAACTCGAGGTCTCTCCATATTGGAAGGAGATTTTCTGCACTAAATGCTGACGAGGATCTTGAAATGGCAAATGTGTACGTAATGTTCCACATGAAAAGATTGAATTCTTTGGTTACAGCAGCAGATTTAGGAGCATTGTTCCTCACTGCTAATTCTGTTTCCAGAAGGGTGTCTTTTAAAAGAGTCAAAATCTTGCCAGAATGCATAGAGGAGACAAAGCCAAAAATATATGAGAAAATTCATCTGCCAAagttgaaattggaagatattGAAGAGTTTTCTACACCAGAGTTCAAGAATATGTTGTCAATGTGCAGGTCAAAGAAGCCATTGCTTGAAACTATAGCTGAGGAACCAGCTGCGTGTTCATCAAGATGA